The Mycobacteriales bacterium region CCGGCTCGGTTTTGCCAACCCGGCGCTCTACAAGCTCGCCGGGAGCAAGCAGTTCACCGACGTCCTGCCGAAGCAGACGGGTGGCGGCAACGTCCGCCCGGACTTCGTCAACGGCCTCGACGCCAGTGATGGGATCCTCTACTCGGTCCGCACGTTCGATCAGGACTCGAGTCTGATGGTCACCAAGGGTTGGGACGACGTGACGGGCATCGGCACACCGAACGCCGCGTACCTCGGCGCGAAGTAGCCGTACGGACCGTTTCCAAAAGGGCGCCGCCACGCTGATCCACATGCGTGGCGGCGCCCTATTGTCTGCGTGTCGTCAGCCGAGCGGTTTCTCCAGCCAGTGGGCGGCGTACTCGTTGTCGTTGTAGGCCGGGATCTCGACGAAGCCGGCGGACCGGTAGAGCCCGATGGCCTCGGCGAGATGGGCGCTGGTGTCGAGTCGCGCCGTCTTCGCGCCGAGGCTGCGTGCCGCGCCTTCGAGGGCGGCAAGCATCCCCCGGCCGACGCCATGCCCGCGGGCGGCCGGGTCGATCCACATGCGTTTGATCTCCGCGGTGACGTCGTCGAGGAGGCGGACAGCACCGCAGCCGACCGGGCGCCCGTCGAGGCGGGCGATGAGAAACGTGCCGTACGGCGGGACGAGTTCGGCGCTCGGTGCGGCGACGGTGCGCGCGGCGTCGAAGCCGTCGGGGAAGCGGGAGTCCAGCTCCCGGAAGTACCGCCCGAGCAGATCGGCCGCCAGGTCGCCGTCCGGAGGCTCAGGGGCGAACGTGAGGGTCGTCACCGGCGCCATCCTGCCACGGAGCACGGGGCCGAGCCGCAGCTCGACCGGCCGTGCTCCGTGCAGTCGTCTCGGTGGAGGTGGCGGGAATCGAACCCGCGTCCTCCGGCGACTCGACAAGGCTTCTCCGGGCGCAGTCCGCTATGCCTCTACTCGGCCCCACCGATCTCGCGAACAAGCCGGTGTGACGGGCCCAGCCGCTGTTTGGTGTCCCGGCGACCTCCGCGGCCGATGTCGCCGGTAAGCCCTCTTACTGATGCCAGGGTCCGAGCCGAAGGCAAACCCGGTCTGACAGACCCGCTTCTCGCTTAGGCAGCGAGAGCGAAGTCAGCGCGACTGTTGTCGGCGCTTGATTTTTTTGCGACACGTGGTTAACGAGATCATTGTCGCCTTCCTCGGCCCGCTTCCCTTGTCTCGACGTCCGGAGTCGAGACCATTCACCCCCTCGTCGGTGTGCTACCCCAGAGTAACGGGGTACGGATGCAGGATCATCCCACAATCCGGGCTCGATCCCCCATACGGGAGGATCGGCGGCATGACTGCTCTCCTCGTCACCGGCGGTAGCCGCGGAATCGGCGCGGCGACGGCCCGGCTGGCGGCCGCCCGCGGGTACGACGTCTGCCTTAGCTACGCGAACCGGCCAGATGCCGCAGAAGCGGTCGTCAAGGACTGTGCGGCCCAGGGGGTACGGGCGCTGGCCGTGCAGGCCGACGTCGCCGCCGAGCAGGACGTGCTGCGGCTCTTCGCCACCGCCGAAGACGCACTGGGGGCGCCCGCGGTCCTGGTCAACAACGCCGGCATCGTCGGCCCGAAGACGCGGGTCGCGGATCTCGACGCGGCGCGGATCGAGCAGATGTTCGCGGTCAACGTGCTCGGCGCCTTCCTGTGCGCCCGGGAGGCGGTACGCCGCATGTCCACCCGGCTCGGCGGGTCCGGCGGCTCCATCGTCAACGTCTCGTCGCGGGCGGCCGTGCTGGGCGGCGCCAGGCAGTACGTCGACTACGCCGCGGCCAAGGCGGCCGTCGACACGCTGACGATCGGCCTCGCCGCCGAGGTGGCCGACGAAGGGATCCGGGTCACGGCCGTACGGCCCGGCCTGATCTTCACCGACATCCACGCCTCCGGTGGAGAGCCCGGCCGCGTGGAGCAGCTGCAATCCACGGTCCCGCTGGGTCGGGGTGGTCAGCCCGAGGAGGTCGCCGAGGCGATCCTGTGGCTGGCCTCCGACCAGGCGTCGTACGTCACCGGCACGGTGCTCGACGTGGCCGGCGGCCGATGAGTAGCCCCACTGCGGCGGCAATGTGCACTATGTGCGGATCCCCGTACACCGTCCGCGACGTGCTCAGGCATAGCTGCTTGGATGTAGCGTCGGACGACAGGCAATCGGGAGGCGCGACGTGGCGGACGACGTGACCGTGCTGCGTCACGTCCTGCTGACGGGGGCGACCGGTTTCCTCGGGCAGGCGGTGCTCGAACGGCTGCTCGCCGACCACCCCGACACCGAGATCTCGGTGCTCATCCGCCGCCGGGGCACGACCGCTGCGGCCGACCGCTGCCGGTCGCTGATGCGCAAGCCGGTCTTCCGCACGTGGCGGGAGCAGGTCGGCGAGGACGGGGCCCGGGCGGTGTTCGACCGCCGGGTGCACGCGATCGAGGGCGACGTCACCGCCGGCATCCCGGAACTGCCCGCCGACATCGACACGGTCATCCACTGCGCGTCCACGGTGAGCTTCGACCCGCCGGTCGACGAGGCGTTCCGCACCAACGTCGGCGGAGTCACCGCGCTGTACGACGCCGTGGCCAGATGCCCGAGCCACCCGCACGTGGTTCACGTGTCGACCGCCTACGTCGCCGGCGCCCGCAAGGGCGTGGTCCCCGAGGCCAGCCTCGACCACACCGTCGACTGGCGTGTCGAACTCGACGCGGCGCTCGGTGCTCGCGCCGAGGTCGAACGGTCCTCGCGGCGGCCCGAGGTCCTGCGCAAGGCGTTGGACGACGCCGGCCGCGAGCACGGCAAGGCCGGGCCGCAGACGACCGCCGCTGCTGCCGAGGCGCTGCGCCGCAGCTGGGTCGACGAGCGGCTGGTTGACTACGGCCGGATGCGGGCCAAGAGCGTCGGCTGGCCCGACGTCTACACCTTCACCAAGGCGCTCGGCGAGCGGGCGGCCGAGGAGCTGAACACCGGCGTACCGCTGTCGATCGTCCGGCCGGCGATCGTGGAGAGCGCGCTCGAGCACCCGTTCCCGGGGTGGATCGACGGCTTCAAGATGGCCGAGCCGCTGATCCTCGCCTACGGCCGCGGCATCCTGCCGGAGTTCCCCGGCGCGCACGACGGGATCCTCGACATCGTCCCGGTCGACATCGTCACCAACGCCCTCATCGCGGTCGCCGAAAACCCGCCCCAGCCAGGCGATCCGGCGTACTACCACGTGGGATCCGGGTCGCGGAACCCGATGACCTTCGGGCAGATGTATGACCATGTGCTGGCCTACTTCACCGAGCACCCGCTGCCCGAGGCCGGCCGGGGCACGGTGCGGGTGCCGCAGTGGACCTTCCCCGGCTCGCGTCAGGTCGACCGGCTGATGCGGGCCGGCGAACGCGCCGTCGACACCGCGGAGAAGGCGCTGCTGCACCTGCCGGCGTCCGAGCGCACCCGCGACTGGATGACCAAGACCCACCGGCAGAAGCGGCAGCTGGAGTTTCTCCGCCGTTACGCCGACCTCTACGGCACCTACACCGAGATCGAGGTCATCTACTCCGACGACCGGTTGCTGGCGCTGCACCGCGCGCAGCCGCCGGAGCGACAGGCGACGGAGGGCTTCGACTCGGCGGCCATCGACTGGCGCTACTACATGCGGGACGTGCACTTCCCGGCCGTGACCGCGGCGCTGCGGCGGCCGGTGAGCGTCCGGCGTACGCCGACCCCGGCGAAACCGATGCCGTCGGGAGAGCAGGGCGTGCTCGCCGTCTTCGATCTCGAGGGCACCCTGCTCGCGTCCAACGTGATCGAGTCCTACCTGTGGGCGCGGCTGGCCGAGCGGCCGACCTCGACCTGGCCGGGCGAGCTGGCCTCGGTCGTGCGGGCGCTCCCCCGCTACCTGGCCGCCGAACGGCGCGACCGCGGCGACTTCCTGCGGACCTTCCTGCGCCGCTACGCCGGGGCGTCGGAGGCCGAGTTCCGGCGGCTGGTCGACGAACAGCTGACCGACCTGCTGCTGCGCCGGGCCGCGCCCGACGCGCTGCGACAGGTCCGCAAGCACCGCGCGGTCGGGCACAAGACCGTGCTGATCACCGGGACGCTCGAGCAACTGGTCGAGCCGATGCACTCGTTGTTCGATGTCGTGGTGGCAAGCCGGCTGCAGGTCAAAGACGGCCGCTTCACCGGCTTCCTGGAGCTGCCGCCGCTGGTCGGCGAGGCGCGGGCCGCGTGGCTACGCCGCCACGCCGCCGACCACGACGCCGACCTGTCCAAGAGCTACGCCTACGGCGACAGCTTCTCCGACCGGCCGCTGCTCGAGGCCGTGGGCCACCCGGTCGCGGTCAACCCCGACCCGCGGCTGTTCCGGCACGCCAAGAGCCGGCACTGGCGGATCGAGAACTGGGGCGCGCACACCCGCGGCCCGATCGAGACCATGCTCGAGGTCCAGCGATGATCACCGCCGTCGAGTACCACCGCTCCCCCATGCGGTATCTCGCCGCGCGGGGCGCGAGCGCGCGGGTCAGCGGCGCGATCGGCAACTCGATGTCGGGCTCCCTCGCGCCGCTGCGGCTGGTCAACCGCGCCGATCCGCGCCGGCCCGGACCGCAATGGGCCCGGGTCCGGCCGCTGCTCTCCGGGATCTGCGGCTCGGACCTGGCGCTGCTCACCGGCCGCTCCTCGCCGTACCTGTCCCCCGTGGTGTCGATGCCGTTCGTACCGGGCCACGAGATCGTGGGCCGGCTGCTCGACGACGTCGACGGCCTCTCGTCCGGGCAGCGGGTGGTGCTCGACCCGGTGCTCTCCTGCGCCACCCGCGACGTCGACATGTGTGCCGGCTGCGCGGCTGCGCACGAGGACCGCTGCGACCACGTCACCGGCGGCGTCGTGTCCGCCGGTCTGCAGACCGGTTTCTGCGGTGACACCGGCGGCGGCTGGGGCGGCATGGTCGTCGCCCACACCCGGCAGTTGCACGGCGTGCCGGAGGGGGTGACCAACGAGCGGGCCGTACTCGTCGAGCCGCTCGCCTGCGCCGTACACACCGTGCGCCGGGCGGCGGTGCCCGACGGTGCGTCGGTGGTGATCGTCGGCGCCGGCACGGTGGGGCTGCTGACCCTGCTCGCGCTGCGCGAGTTCGCCTCGCCCGGGCAGGTCTACGTGATCGCCAAGCACCGTCATCAGGCCGAACGAGCCCGCAAGCTCGGCGCCACCGACGTGATCGAGCCCCGCAAGGCGGCGCGAGTCCTGCGGCGGGCCACCGGCGGATCGCTGCAGACACCGGAGCGGGGCGCCGAATTCCTGCTCGGCGGCGTCGACGTGGCGATGGAGTGCACCGGCGGCTCGGGTCTGGACTCCGCACTGCGGCTGGTGCGGGCGGGTGGCACGGTGGTCCTGTCCGGGATGCCGTCGTCAAGCGTGGACCTCACGCCGGTGTGGTACCGCGAGCTGTCCGTCATCGGCTCCTACGCCTCCGACAGCGGTGGCGGGGCGGGCGACCGCCAGGGCGACTTCGCCGACGCCCTCGACCTGATCGCACATGCACCGCTCGACGGTTACGTCGACGCCGTCTACCCCCTGTCCCAGTGGCGGGAGGCGGTCGGTCACGCTCTCGCCGCGGGCCGGCTGGGCAGCGTCAAAGTGGCCTTCGACCCGGCACGGGACTGACAGGAGACGAACGACCAGTGAGCAGACCAGGATTCGTCCTCGAGGTCGACGAACGGACCCCGCCGCTCCTCGTGCACGCCGGCGAGGGCATCCGCCTCGAGCAGTTCCCGCTCGGCACGCGGGTCGTCTATCCGCCGGACTCGCTGCCGGCGATCCGCGACGTCGATGCCGCGATCAATGACGCATTGCTCCACCCGCACGGCATCGAGCCGCTGCCCGAACTGCTGCGCGCCGGCATGAAGCTGACCGTCGTCTTCGACGACCTGTCGGTCCCCTTGCCGCCGATGCGCTCCCCCGACGTTCGGGCCCGGATCATCGAGGCGGTGCTGGAGTTGGCCGCCGCCCACGGCGTCGACGACGTCGAACTGGTCGCCTCCAACGCGCTGCACCGGCGGATGACCCCGGCCGAGCTCAAGCACGTCGTTGGAGACCGCGTTTTCGCGTCGTTCTTCCCCGACCACCTGGGCAATCACGACGCGGAGGACCGCGCCAACCTGCTGGATCTCGGGCAGACGCGGCAGGGCGAGGACGTGGAGATCAACCGCCGCGCGGCCGAGAGCGACCTGCTGGTCTACGTCAACGTCAACCTCGTGGCGATGAACGGCGGCAACAAGTCGGTCGGGGTGGGGCTGGCGTCGTACAAGAGCCTGAAGCATCACCACAACGTCACGACGATGAAGCACTCGACGTCGTTCAACGACCCGCCGAACTCCGCGATGCACCACTCCTACGACCGGATGGGTGAGGTGCTCGCGCAGCACGTCAAGATCTTCACGGTCGAGACGACGCTGAACAACGACACCTTCCCGTCGCAGCTGGGCTTCCTGAACAAGCGGGAGTGGGAGTGGTCGTTGCGCGACCAGGCGTCCTATCTCGCGGTGAAGCGGGCCAACGACCTGGCGCCCAGCAAGATCCGGCGGCGGATCTGGCACAGCACGGAGGCGGCGTACGGCGTGACCGGCGTGCACGCGGGGACACCGCAGGAGGTGCATCCGCACACGCTGGCCAACGTGCATCGCCAGCAGTTGACGGAGGTGGACGGACAGTCCGACGTACTGGTCTTCGGGCTGCCCTACATCTGCCCCTACAACGTCAACTCGATCATGAACCCGATCCTCGTGATGTGCCTGGGGCTCGGTTACTACTTCAACATGTACCGCGGGCGGCCGTTGGTGCGCGAGGGTGGTGCGCTGATCCTCTACCACCCGATGCAGCAGGAGTTCCACCCGGTCCATCACCCGAGCTACATCGACTTCTTCGAAGAGGTGCTCGCCGAGACCACCGATCCGGCGACGATCGAGGCGAAGTACGAGCAGCAGTTCGCCAACGACGAGTGGTACCGGCACCTCTACCGCAACAGCTACGCCTATCACGGAGTACACCCCTTCTACATGTGGTACTGGGGAGCGCACGGCCTGGAGCACCTCGGCGACGTCATCTGCGTCGGGGCCGACCGGCGGTCCGCGTCGCGGCTGGGGTTCCGCAGTGCGTCGACACTCGCGGACGCGCTGGAGATGGCCAGTGACACGGTCGGGCGCAGCCCGTCGATCTCCTACCTGCACAGTCCGCCGCTGACGATGGCCGACGTACGGTGAGGTCGCAATGGGTCTGATCGACGAGATGCGGCTGGTGTCACGTGGCCGCGACTGGCGGGGCCGGTCCCGCACGCCGCGGTCGGCCGAGCCGTGGGCGCCGGCCCGCGGGCCGCAGGAGTTCCCGACGTCGTGGGCCCGCAGTCGACCTGCGCGGATCGCCCGCGAAGGCCTGCAGCGCGGGGTGATGCGGCCGATGGTGTGGTCGCAGACCAAGCCCGTGGTCTACGGCGCAGACCGTCTCGACGGCATCACCGGCCCGGTCATCGTGATCGCGAATCACGCGAGCCATCTCGACGCGCCGGTGATCCTGGGTGCGCTGCCGCCGCAGCTGACCCGCCGGATGGCGGTGGGCGCGGCGGCCGACTACTTCTTCGACGCGCGGTGGCGGGCCAGCCTGTCGGGGCTCGTCTTCAACGCCTTTCCGGTGGAGCGAATGGGCAGCCGGCGGCTGAAGAGCCTCGCACCCCAACTGATCGGTGACGGCTGGAGCGTGCTGCTCTTTCCCGAAGGCACCCGCTCGCAGGACGGGTGGATGCGGTCGTTCCGGCTCGGTACGGCCCAATTGTGCTGCCAGCACGGGATTCCGGCGGTGCCGGTGGCGATCCGGGGCGCGTATGCGGCGATGCCCCGCGGCCGCAACTGGCCGCGGCCGGGACGTCCGCGGATCGCCGTCCACATCGGACGGCCGCTGACGCCCAACGCGGGCGAGGCGGCGCCGGTGTTCAGCGGACGGCTGTCTTCCGCGGTGACGCAGCTGTGGGCTGAGGAGGACCTCGGGTGGTGGGGCGCGATGCGCGCCGCCTCGGACGGAAAGCTGGCGCTGCCCACCGGACCGCCGGCCGCGTCGTGGCGGCGGATCTGGGAATCGACCCGCCCGCTGCCGGACCCGGGCGCGAAGACGCCGGTCTGGCGTCGCTGAGCGCGCGACCTCGGGCGCGCGCATGACTCCCGCAGGACCGCCGACTCCGACGAGGCTGGCCCGCCGGCTAGGGCTCTTCGACGCCGTGGTGATCGGTCTCGGCGCGATGATCGGTGCGGGCGTCTTCGCGGCGTATGGACCGGCCGCGGCGGCCGCCGGGTCCGGGTTGCTGATCGGTCTCGGTGCGGCGGCGATCGTGGCCTACTGCAACGCCACCTCCTCTGCCCGACTGGCGGCGCTGTATCCGGAGTCCGGCGGCACCTACGTCTACGGACGGAGGCGGCTCGGAGACTTCTGGGGACACCTGGCCGGCTGGGGCTTCATCGTCGGGAAGACGGCGAGCTGCGCCGCGATGGCGTTGACCTTCGGCGGTTACGTGGCCCCGGCGCATTCGCGACTCGTCGCCGTCGCGGTGGTCATCGCGGTGACAGCGGTGAACTACCGGGGTGTGCAGAAGTCCGCCTGGCTGACCAGGGTGATCGTGGCGATCACGCTGGTGGCGCTGACCGTGGTCGTCGTCGCCTGCCTCGGCGGTGGAACGGCCACGTCGGACCATCTGTCGCCATTCCCCGGGGGCGGTGCGCACGGCATCCTGCAGTCCGCCGGGTTGCTCTTCTTCGCCTTCGCCGGCTACGCGCGTATCGCGACCCTCGGCGAGGAGGTGCGCGAACCGGAGCGCACCATTCCGCGAGCCATCCCGGTGGCGCTGGGCATCACGCTGGTGGTGTACGCCGTGGTCGCGATCGCCGCGTTGCTGGCGGTCGGCGCCGAGAGGTTGGCCGGAGCCAGTGCTCCGCTGGTGGTCGCGACGGAAGCGGGGAGCCTGCAGGGGCTCGCTCCGGTCGTCCAGGTCGGGGGCGCCGTCGCCTCGGTGGGATCGCTGCTCGCCCTGGTTCTCGGTGTGTCGCGCACGGTGTTCGCGATGTCGCGCGACGGGCACTTGCCCCGCGGCCTCGACGCGGTCCATCCACGCTTCGGTGTACCGCACCGGGCGGAGCTGGCGGTCGGGCTAGTGGTCGTTGTGCTGGTCGCAACCGTCGACGTACGCGGGGCGATCGGCTTCTCTTCCTTCGGCGTTCTGGTCTACTACGGGATCGCGAACGCGTCGGCAATGACGCTGTCAGCCGCCGAGCACCGGCCGCCACGATGGCTGCCGGTGCTCGGTGTGGTCGGGTGCGGGGTGCTCGCCGTGAGCCTGCCGGCGATCGCGGTGATCAGCGGCGCCGGTGTGCTGCTGATCGGTGCGGCGTCATGGCTAATCCGTCGGCGGTAGCTCAGCCGTCGATGCCGAGCAGACGCGCCCCGTTTTCCCAGAGGACGGCACGCAGCCATTCCGGACCGAGCCCGAGCCGGTCCAGCGCGTCGATCTGCTCGGCGTAGGGGTAGGGGATGTTGGGAAAGTCGCTGCCGAGTACTACGCGGTCCTGCAGCGCCGGCAACCGCAGCACGACCTCGGGTGGCACCGGGGCGCGTTGCTGCATGAAGTCGGTGAAGGCCATCGTCGTATCGAGGAACACCCGGGGGTAGCTCTCGGCGAGTTCGACGAAGTCGGCGTACTCGGGGATGCCGAAATGGGCGATGACCAGGCGCAGCGTCGGGTGCCGTCGCAGCACCTCGCCGATCGCCGCCCGCCCGGTGAACCGCCCGGGTAGCGGACCGCTCCCGCAGTGCGTGACGACCGGGATGCCGGCCTCGGCGAGTAGACCCCACGCCGGGTCGAGCTGTGGGTCGCGTGGATCGAAGCCGCCGACCTGAAGGTGCACCTTGGCGACCCGGGCGCCGTCGTCGAGAGCCCGGCCGACGTAGTCGAGCACACCCGGCTCCGGAAACATCGTCAGCGACGGCACGCAGTCCGGGGTACGCCGGGCGAAGTCGCGGGTCCAGTCATTGAGCCAGGCCGCCATCCCGGGCTTGTGCGCGTAAGCCAGAGCAGGGAAAGCGCGCACGCCCAACGCCCGCAACCGCGCGAGCCGGTCGTCGTCGTCGCCGCGGTAGGCGACCGGCCAGGCGATGCCGTAGTGCCGCTCGGCGTCGTCGAAGTAGGCCCAGACCTTGGCCATCACTTGCGGCGGAAGGAAGTGCACGTGGATGTCGATGAGCCCCGGTAGCCCGAGCGAGCGCCAGTACGCCGGGACATCGTCATCGGTCACTACGGGCACAAGGTCATCTTTGCGGGTCGACGTACCGCCCGCGACACAGGTCAGCCTCCGAGCATGATCGTGCCGCTCGCGGCCACCGACTGGTCAGTCGTACCGGGGGGGCAAGACGCGGTAGGTCTTTCCGGCGGGGCTGGTCCAGGTGGGGGTGCCGTCGGGGGTGCGGGTG contains the following coding sequences:
- a CDS encoding amidohydrolase family protein, giving the protein MTDDDVPAYWRSLGLPGLIDIHVHFLPPQVMAKVWAYFDDAERHYGIAWPVAYRGDDDDRLARLRALGVRAFPALAYAHKPGMAAWLNDWTRDFARRTPDCVPSLTMFPEPGVLDYVGRALDDGARVAKVHLQVGGFDPRDPQLDPAWGLLAEAGIPVVTHCGSGPLPGRFTGRAAIGEVLRRHPTLRLVIAHFGIPEYADFVELAESYPRVFLDTTMAFTDFMQQRAPVPPEVVLRLPALQDRVVLGSDFPNIPYPYAEQIDALDRLGLGPEWLRAVLWENGARLLGIDG
- a CDS encoding amino acid permease, coding for MTPAGPPTPTRLARRLGLFDAVVIGLGAMIGAGVFAAYGPAAAAAGSGLLIGLGAAAIVAYCNATSSARLAALYPESGGTYVYGRRRLGDFWGHLAGWGFIVGKTASCAAMALTFGGYVAPAHSRLVAVAVVIAVTAVNYRGVQKSAWLTRVIVAITLVALTVVVVACLGGGTATSDHLSPFPGGGAHGILQSAGLLFFAFAGYARIATLGEEVREPERTIPRAIPVALGITLVVYAVVAIAALLAVGAERLAGASAPLVVATEAGSLQGLAPVVQVGGAVASVGSLLALVLGVSRTVFAMSRDGHLPRGLDAVHPRFGVPHRAELAVGLVVVVLVATVDVRGAIGFSSFGVLVYYGIANASAMTLSAAEHRPPRWLPVLGVVGCGVLAVSLPAIAVISGAGVLLIGAASWLIRRR
- a CDS encoding zinc-binding dehydrogenase, with translation MITAVEYHRSPMRYLAARGASARVSGAIGNSMSGSLAPLRLVNRADPRRPGPQWARVRPLLSGICGSDLALLTGRSSPYLSPVVSMPFVPGHEIVGRLLDDVDGLSSGQRVVLDPVLSCATRDVDMCAGCAAAHEDRCDHVTGGVVSAGLQTGFCGDTGGGWGGMVVAHTRQLHGVPEGVTNERAVLVEPLACAVHTVRRAAVPDGASVVIVGAGTVGLLTLLALREFASPGQVYVIAKHRHQAERARKLGATDVIEPRKAARVLRRATGGSLQTPERGAEFLLGGVDVAMECTGGSGLDSALRLVRAGGTVVLSGMPSSSVDLTPVWYRELSVIGSYASDSGGGAGDRQGDFADALDLIAHAPLDGYVDAVYPLSQWREAVGHALAAGRLGSVKVAFDPARD
- a CDS encoding lysophospholipid acyltransferase family protein — translated: MGLIDEMRLVSRGRDWRGRSRTPRSAEPWAPARGPQEFPTSWARSRPARIAREGLQRGVMRPMVWSQTKPVVYGADRLDGITGPVIVIANHASHLDAPVILGALPPQLTRRMAVGAAADYFFDARWRASLSGLVFNAFPVERMGSRRLKSLAPQLIGDGWSVLLFPEGTRSQDGWMRSFRLGTAQLCCQHGIPAVPVAIRGAYAAMPRGRNWPRPGRPRIAVHIGRPLTPNAGEAAPVFSGRLSSAVTQLWAEEDLGWWGAMRAASDGKLALPTGPPAASWRRIWESTRPLPDPGAKTPVWRR
- a CDS encoding SDR family oxidoreductase, encoding MTALLVTGGSRGIGAATARLAAARGYDVCLSYANRPDAAEAVVKDCAAQGVRALAVQADVAAEQDVLRLFATAEDALGAPAVLVNNAGIVGPKTRVADLDAARIEQMFAVNVLGAFLCAREAVRRMSTRLGGSGGSIVNVSSRAAVLGGARQYVDYAAAKAAVDTLTIGLAAEVADEGIRVTAVRPGLIFTDIHASGGEPGRVEQLQSTVPLGRGGQPEEVAEAILWLASDQASYVTGTVLDVAGGR
- a CDS encoding lactate racemase domain-containing protein, with the translated sequence MSRPGFVLEVDERTPPLLVHAGEGIRLEQFPLGTRVVYPPDSLPAIRDVDAAINDALLHPHGIEPLPELLRAGMKLTVVFDDLSVPLPPMRSPDVRARIIEAVLELAAAHGVDDVELVASNALHRRMTPAELKHVVGDRVFASFFPDHLGNHDAEDRANLLDLGQTRQGEDVEINRRAAESDLLVYVNVNLVAMNGGNKSVGVGLASYKSLKHHHNVTTMKHSTSFNDPPNSAMHHSYDRMGEVLAQHVKIFTVETTLNNDTFPSQLGFLNKREWEWSLRDQASYLAVKRANDLAPSKIRRRIWHSTEAAYGVTGVHAGTPQEVHPHTLANVHRQQLTEVDGQSDVLVFGLPYICPYNVNSIMNPILVMCLGLGYYFNMYRGRPLVREGGALILYHPMQQEFHPVHHPSYIDFFEEVLAETTDPATIEAKYEQQFANDEWYRHLYRNSYAYHGVHPFYMWYWGAHGLEHLGDVICVGADRRSASRLGFRSASTLADALEMASDTVGRSPSISYLHSPPLTMADVR
- a CDS encoding GNAT family N-acetyltransferase, whose translation is MTTLTFAPEPPDGDLAADLLGRYFRELDSRFPDGFDAARTVAAPSAELVPPYGTFLIARLDGRPVGCGAVRLLDDVTAEIKRMWIDPAARGHGVGRGMLAALEGAARSLGAKTARLDTSAHLAEAIGLYRSAGFVEIPAYNDNEYAAHWLEKPLG
- a CDS encoding HAD-IB family hydrolase, translated to MADDVTVLRHVLLTGATGFLGQAVLERLLADHPDTEISVLIRRRGTTAAADRCRSLMRKPVFRTWREQVGEDGARAVFDRRVHAIEGDVTAGIPELPADIDTVIHCASTVSFDPPVDEAFRTNVGGVTALYDAVARCPSHPHVVHVSTAYVAGARKGVVPEASLDHTVDWRVELDAALGARAEVERSSRRPEVLRKALDDAGREHGKAGPQTTAAAAEALRRSWVDERLVDYGRMRAKSVGWPDVYTFTKALGERAAEELNTGVPLSIVRPAIVESALEHPFPGWIDGFKMAEPLILAYGRGILPEFPGAHDGILDIVPVDIVTNALIAVAENPPQPGDPAYYHVGSGSRNPMTFGQMYDHVLAYFTEHPLPEAGRGTVRVPQWTFPGSRQVDRLMRAGERAVDTAEKALLHLPASERTRDWMTKTHRQKRQLEFLRRYADLYGTYTEIEVIYSDDRLLALHRAQPPERQATEGFDSAAIDWRYYMRDVHFPAVTAALRRPVSVRRTPTPAKPMPSGEQGVLAVFDLEGTLLASNVIESYLWARLAERPTSTWPGELASVVRALPRYLAAERRDRGDFLRTFLRRYAGASEAEFRRLVDEQLTDLLLRRAAPDALRQVRKHRAVGHKTVLITGTLEQLVEPMHSLFDVVVASRLQVKDGRFTGFLELPPLVGEARAAWLRRHAADHDADLSKSYAYGDSFSDRPLLEAVGHPVAVNPDPRLFRHAKSRHWRIENWGAHTRGPIETMLEVQR